A stretch of the Lolium perenne isolate Kyuss_39 chromosome 3, Kyuss_2.0, whole genome shotgun sequence genome encodes the following:
- the LOC127338693 gene encoding WUSCHEL-related homeobox 9, producing the protein MEALSGRVGVKCGRWNPTAEQVKVLTELFRAGLRTPSTEQIQRISTHLSAFGKVESKNVFYWFQNHKARERHHHKKRRRVASSSPESSSNEEEISGLRAAVRDAEPADLVLQPPESKRETRSYNHHQRIMACYVRDVVEQETMWERPTMTREVETLELFPLKAYDLEADRVRYVRGGEQQCREISFFDVATGRDPPLELRLCSFGI; encoded by the exons ATGGAGGCGCTGAGCGGACGGGTAGGCGTCAAGTGCGGGCGGTGGAACCCGACGGCGGAGCAAGTGAAGGTGCTGACGGAGCTGTTCCGGGCGGGGCTGCGGACGCCGAGCACGGAGCAGATCCAGCGGATCTCCACCCACCTCAGCGCCTTCGGCAAGGTGGAGAGCAAGAACGTCTTCTACTGGTTCCAGAACCACAAGGCCCGGGAGCGCCACCACCACAAGAAACGCCGCCGGGTCGCGTCCAGCTCCCCCGAGAGCAGCAGCAACGAGGAAGAGATAAGCGGCCTTCGCGCCGCCGTCCGCGACGCCGAGCCGGCGGACCTCGTGCTCCAGCCTCCCGAGAGCAAGCGCGAGACCAGGAGCTACAACCACCATCAACGGATCATGGCAT GCTATGTGAGGGACGTGGTGGAGCAGGAGACGATGTGGGAGCGGCCGACGATGACGAGGGAGGTGGAGACGCTGGAGCTGTTCCCGCTCAAGGCCTACGACCTGGAGGCGGACAGGGTCCGGTACGTCAGGGGTGGCGAGCAGCAGTGCAGGGAGATCTCCTTCTTCGACGTGGCCACCGGACGGGATCCGCCGCTGGAGCTCAGGCTCTGCAGCTTCGGTATCTAG